One Streptomyces coeruleorubidus DNA segment encodes these proteins:
- the thiC gene encoding phosphomethylpyrimidine synthase ThiC: MTNKDARTPASVQDAQSEEAGKSVGWHKAYVEGSRPDMRVPVRQVHLSNGQSVTLYDTSGPYTDPLVDTDVRRGLSPLRENWIIARGDTEEYAGRPVRPEDDGIKHTSPRGGLRNLDAVFPGRPRQPRRGKDGKAVTQLAYARRGEITPEMEYVAIRENVSPEVVRDEIAAGRAVLPANVNHPEIEPMIIGKRFLVKVNANIGNSAVTSSIEEEVEKMTWATRWGADTVMDLSTGRNIHTTREWVLRNSPVPIGTVPLYQALEKVDGRAEELTWDIYKDTVIEQAEQGVDYMTVHAGVRLAYVPLTANRKTGIVSRGGSIMAAWCLAHHKESFLYENFEELCEILAAYDVTYSLGDGLRPGSIADANDEAQFAELRTLGELNRIAKRFNVQTMIEGPGHVPMHKIKENIDLQQEICDEAPFYTLGPLTTDVAPAYDHITSGIGAAMIAWWGTAMLCYVTPKEHLGLPNRDDVKTGVITYKIAAHAADLAKGHPGAQEWDDALSDARFEFRWEDQFNLALDPDTAREFHDETLPAEPAKTAHFCSMCGPKFCSMKISQDIRREHGGTQAEIEDGMAQKSKEFAASGNRVYLPIAD; this comes from the coding sequence ATGACCAACAAGGACGCACGCACGCCTGCCTCCGTTCAGGACGCACAGTCCGAGGAGGCCGGAAAGTCCGTCGGCTGGCACAAGGCGTATGTCGAGGGCTCTCGCCCCGACATGCGGGTGCCGGTCCGTCAGGTGCATCTCAGCAACGGGCAGTCGGTCACGCTGTACGACACGTCGGGCCCGTACACCGATCCGCTCGTCGACACCGACGTCCGCAGGGGCCTGTCGCCGCTGCGCGAGAACTGGATCATCGCCCGTGGCGACACCGAGGAGTACGCGGGCCGACCCGTCCGTCCCGAGGACGACGGCATCAAGCACACCTCGCCGCGCGGGGGCCTGCGCAACCTCGACGCCGTCTTCCCAGGACGGCCGCGCCAGCCGCGCCGCGGCAAGGACGGCAAGGCGGTCACGCAGCTCGCGTACGCCCGCCGCGGTGAGATCACGCCCGAGATGGAGTACGTGGCCATCCGGGAGAACGTTTCGCCCGAGGTGGTCCGCGACGAGATCGCGGCGGGCCGGGCGGTGCTGCCGGCCAACGTCAACCACCCGGAGATCGAGCCGATGATCATCGGCAAGCGGTTCCTGGTGAAGGTCAACGCCAACATCGGCAACTCCGCGGTGACGTCCTCCATCGAGGAGGAGGTCGAGAAGATGACCTGGGCGACCCGCTGGGGCGCCGACACGGTCATGGACCTGTCCACCGGCCGCAACATCCACACCACACGTGAGTGGGTGCTGCGCAACTCCCCCGTCCCCATCGGCACCGTGCCGCTCTACCAGGCCCTGGAGAAGGTCGACGGCCGGGCCGAGGAGCTGACCTGGGACATCTACAAGGACACCGTCATCGAACAGGCCGAGCAGGGCGTGGACTACATGACAGTCCACGCGGGCGTGCGCCTGGCGTACGTGCCACTGACGGCCAACCGCAAGACCGGCATCGTCTCGCGCGGCGGCTCGATCATGGCCGCCTGGTGCCTCGCGCACCACAAGGAGTCGTTCCTGTACGAGAACTTCGAGGAGCTCTGCGAGATCCTCGCCGCGTACGACGTCACGTACTCCCTCGGCGACGGACTGCGGCCGGGCTCGATCGCGGACGCCAACGACGAGGCGCAGTTCGCGGAACTCCGGACTCTCGGGGAACTCAACCGGATCGCGAAGCGTTTCAACGTACAGACCATGATCGAAGGCCCGGGCCACGTCCCGATGCACAAGATCAAGGAGAACATCGACCTTCAGCAGGAGATCTGCGATGAAGCTCCGTTCTATACGCTCGGTCCGCTGACCACGGACGTCGCGCCGGCGTACGACCACATCACCTCCGGCATCGGTGCCGCGATGATCGCCTGGTGGGGCACGGCAATGCTGTGTTACGTCACGCCCAAGGAGCACTTGGGCCTGCCGAACCGTGACGACGTCAAGACCGGCGTCATCACCTACAAGATCGCCGCCCACGCAGCGGACCTCGCCAAGGGACACCCGGGTGCCCAGGAGTGGGACGACGCGCTGTCCGACGCCCGTTTCGAGTTCCGGTGGGAGGACCAGTTCAACCTCGCCCTCGACCCGGACACGGCACGGGAGTTCCACGACGAGACCCTGCCGGCGGAGCCCGCCAAGACGGCTCACTTCTGCTCGATGTGCGGTCCCAAGTTCTGCAGCATGAAAATCTCGCAGGACATCCGCCGTGAACACGGCGGCACACAGGCCGAGATCGAGGACGGCATGGCCCAGAAGTCGAAGGAGTTCGCGGCGAGCGGGAACCGCGTGTACCTGCCCATCGCGGACTGA
- a CDS encoding YibE/F family protein has protein sequence MTTMQRPPHPPPEPPRGSGAGNGNGRGREHDFAAPGGLGPARGQAPGHGPGPRNGQGAGPAGAYGAGSGGWQGSGPDGGDRPGGGHGHGGGDGSGEDHGPGGGDGHGGGHGHGGGGHGNGPGPAPGGGHGHSHSHNHGPATPVSMHLRKVIAAVLIPFAAAVLVGLAVLWPGGAPPHERTGVGFDRQTQQASVTKVVEVSCKEAGASGVPPTGDTSTAEGSSAVQQENGTCKRATIRVDSGKDKGRTFTEIVQPDQSRQLHEGQEVVVAYEPSAPRDLQYSVTDINRRLPMTLLAGIFALAVVVVGRLRGVMALVALAISFLVLNLFILPAILQGSNPLLVAVVGASAIMLIALYLCHGLSARTSVAVLGTLISLLLIGVLGSLFIGWAALTGNTDDNTGLIHGLYPTIDMSGLLLAGVIIGSLGVLDDVTVTQTSAVWELHEANPSMGWRGLYRAGIRIGRDHIASVVNTLVLAYAGAALPLLLLFSIAQSSVGTVANSELVAEEIVRTLIGSIGLVASVPVTTALAALVVSADRPGAQPAVEAAAAPARGGKGRRRKR, from the coding sequence GTGACCACGATGCAGCGTCCTCCTCACCCACCGCCCGAACCGCCCCGCGGATCCGGCGCCGGCAACGGCAACGGCCGTGGGCGCGAGCACGATTTCGCCGCCCCGGGCGGGCTGGGGCCTGCCCGGGGACAAGCGCCCGGGCACGGGCCCGGTCCCAGGAACGGGCAGGGCGCCGGCCCGGCCGGGGCGTATGGTGCCGGCTCCGGAGGCTGGCAGGGCTCCGGCCCCGATGGAGGCGACAGGCCCGGCGGAGGACACGGTCACGGGGGAGGTGACGGGTCCGGCGAAGACCATGGTCCCGGCGGAGGCGACGGTCACGGCGGCGGCCACGGGCACGGCGGCGGCGGTCACGGAAACGGACCCGGCCCCGCACCGGGCGGCGGACACGGGCACTCGCACAGTCACAACCACGGTCCTGCCACGCCCGTCTCCATGCATCTGCGCAAGGTCATCGCGGCGGTCCTCATCCCCTTCGCCGCTGCCGTGCTGGTCGGTCTCGCCGTGCTGTGGCCGGGTGGCGCCCCGCCGCACGAGCGCACCGGCGTCGGCTTCGACCGGCAGACGCAGCAGGCCTCGGTCACCAAGGTCGTGGAGGTGAGCTGCAAGGAGGCCGGCGCCTCGGGAGTCCCGCCGACCGGCGACACGTCCACCGCCGAGGGTTCCTCCGCGGTGCAGCAGGAGAACGGCACCTGCAAGCGGGCGACGATCCGGGTCGACAGCGGCAAGGACAAGGGCCGCACCTTCACCGAGATCGTCCAGCCCGATCAGTCCCGTCAGCTGCACGAGGGCCAGGAGGTCGTGGTCGCCTACGAGCCCTCCGCGCCGAGGGACCTCCAGTACTCGGTCACCGACATCAACCGCCGCCTGCCCATGACGCTGCTCGCCGGCATCTTCGCCCTCGCCGTCGTGGTCGTCGGGCGGCTGCGCGGTGTCATGGCCCTGGTCGCGCTGGCCATCAGCTTCCTGGTGCTGAACCTCTTCATCCTGCCCGCCATCCTCCAGGGCTCGAACCCGCTGCTCGTGGCGGTGGTGGGCGCGAGCGCCATCATGCTCATCGCCCTGTATCTGTGTCACGGCCTGTCGGCCCGGACATCCGTGGCGGTGCTCGGCACCCTCATCTCACTGCTGCTGATCGGCGTCCTCGGCTCGCTGTTCATCGGCTGGGCCGCGCTCACGGGCAACACCGACGACAACACCGGTCTGATCCACGGCCTCTACCCGACGATCGACATGAGCGGTCTGCTGCTCGCCGGCGTCATCATCGGCTCGCTGGGTGTGCTCGACGACGTGACGGTCACGCAGACGTCGGCGGTCTGGGAGCTGCACGAGGCCAACCCGTCCATGGGCTGGCGCGGCCTCTACCGCGCGGGTATCCGGATCGGCCGCGACCACATCGCCTCGGTCGTCAACACGCTCGTCCTCGCCTACGCGGGTGCCGCCCTGCCGCTGCTCCTGCTGTTCTCCATCGCGCAGAGCAGTGTCGGGACGGTCGCCAACAGTGAGCTGGTCGCGGAGGAGATCGTGCGCACGCTGATCGGTTCGATCGGCCTGGTCGCCTCGGTGCCGGTCACCACGGCCCTGGCCGCGCTGGTGGTCTCGGCCGACCGCCCGGGAGCGCAGCCCGCCGTGGAGGCCGCTGCGGCCCCGGCACGCGGGGGGAAGGGCCGACGTCGCAAGCGCTGA
- a CDS encoding SsgA family sporulation/cell division regulator — protein sequence MRESVQAEVMMSFLVSEELSFRIPVELRYETSDPYAVRLTFHLPGDAPVTWAFGRELLIDGVGRPCGEGDVRVTPVEPDSLGEVLIRLQVGSDQALFRSSTAPLVAFLDRTDKLVPLGQEGSLADFDAHLEEALDRILAEQGAG from the coding sequence ATGCGCGAGTCCGTACAGGCAGAGGTCATGATGAGCTTTCTCGTGTCCGAGGAGCTCTCCTTCCGCATTCCGGTGGAGCTGCGCTATGAGACCAGTGATCCCTATGCCGTACGGCTCACCTTCCACTTGCCCGGTGATGCCCCGGTGACATGGGCTTTCGGCCGGGAGTTGCTGATCGACGGAGTCGGCCGGCCGTGCGGGGAGGGCGACGTGCGGGTCACGCCCGTTGAACCGGACTCGCTGGGCGAGGTGCTGATCCGGCTTCAGGTGGGCAGTGACCAGGCGCTGTTCCGGTCGTCGACGGCACCGCTCGTCGCCTTCCTCGACCGCACCGACAAGCTGGTGCCGCTGGGCCAGGAAGGCTCGCTCGCCGACTTCGATGCCCATCTCGAGGAGGCCCTGGACCGCATCCTGGCGGAACAGGGCGCCGGCTGA
- a CDS encoding IclR family transcriptional regulator — protein sequence MAPADTARVHLHTVPAQPRSASPSEQPPPATPPPPATLIGSVQRAMRLLETVAAHEYGAPAKQLARETGLALPTTYHLLRTLVHEGYLRRDKGLFFLGEAAERLSSSGARQKRRSTVVDALAHWRDMLGVPVYYAVYREGEIEVMCVSDTPGTPAVEEWADFRETGHAHAIGQCLLSQLDEEARRDHLDRYPVQALTPYTVRDNHSLLRRLERVRRMEPVIERQEYALGAVCAAIPLTLGTTAATLAISLPAHQEDRLLPAARQLQGEVGRLLGSLALSISM from the coding sequence TTGGCCCCGGCTGACACCGCACGTGTCCACCTGCACACCGTCCCCGCGCAACCCCGCTCGGCGTCCCCCTCCGAGCAGCCGCCTCCCGCCACGCCACCCCCTCCGGCGACCCTCATCGGATCCGTGCAGCGCGCGATGCGCCTGCTGGAGACCGTCGCCGCGCACGAATACGGCGCCCCCGCCAAGCAACTGGCCCGGGAGACCGGGCTGGCCCTGCCCACGACCTACCACCTGCTGCGCACCCTCGTGCACGAGGGCTATCTGCGCCGGGACAAGGGCCTGTTCTTCCTCGGTGAGGCTGCCGAGCGGCTGAGCAGCAGCGGGGCACGGCAGAAACGTCGCAGCACCGTCGTCGACGCGCTCGCGCACTGGCGGGACATGCTCGGCGTCCCCGTGTACTACGCGGTGTACCGCGAGGGCGAGATCGAGGTCATGTGCGTCTCCGACACCCCGGGCACTCCCGCGGTCGAGGAGTGGGCCGACTTCCGGGAGACCGGGCACGCGCACGCCATCGGGCAGTGCCTGCTGTCCCAGCTGGACGAGGAGGCCCGACGGGACCACCTCGACCGCTATCCGGTGCAGGCCCTCACGCCGTACACCGTGCGGGACAACCACAGCCTGCTGCGCCGTCTGGAGCGGGTGCGACGTATGGAACCTGTGATCGAGCGTCAGGAGTACGCCCTGGGCGCCGTCTGCGCGGCGATTCCGCTCACCCTCGGCACCACGGCCGCGACGCTGGCCATCTCCCTGCCCGCCCACCAGGAGGACAGGCTGCTGCCGGCGGCCCGCCAGTTGCAGGGCGAAGTCGGGCGTCTGCTCGGGTCGCTCGCACTCTCTATCAGTATGTGA
- a CDS encoding DUF5326 family protein — protein sequence MREIFTGLPWWVKWIAVPVIALVVFGGLIASVVGFVIGLLFKVLVFVALVGGLIYVVRKFTSSSSSRSDW from the coding sequence ATGCGAGAGATCTTCACGGGACTGCCGTGGTGGGTGAAGTGGATCGCGGTGCCGGTCATCGCCCTGGTCGTGTTCGGCGGGCTGATCGCCAGCGTGGTCGGGTTCGTCATCGGACTGCTCTTCAAGGTGCTGGTCTTCGTGGCGCTGGTCGGTGGACTGATCTACGTCGTACGGAAGTTCACGTCGAGTTCCTCGTCGCGCAGCGACTGGTGA
- a CDS encoding cupin domain-containing protein: protein MKAFRLDELEAERAANEGAYLQFLREQNMSVGLYALDAGDQDPQKPHNQDEVYFVVSGRAAITVGLETTQVARGSVIYVPAGVAHKFHHITEDLRVLVVFSPPER from the coding sequence ATGAAGGCATTCCGGCTGGATGAACTGGAGGCGGAGCGCGCCGCCAACGAGGGCGCCTACCTGCAGTTTCTGCGGGAGCAGAACATGTCAGTCGGCCTGTACGCCCTCGATGCGGGCGATCAGGATCCACAGAAGCCGCACAATCAGGACGAGGTCTACTTCGTTGTGAGCGGCCGCGCCGCGATCACCGTCGGTCTGGAGACGACGCAGGTGGCACGCGGCAGCGTGATCTACGTGCCGGCCGGCGTCGCGCACAAGTTCCACCACATCACCGAGGACCTGAGGGTGCTGGTGGTCTTCTCTCCGCCCGAGAGGTGA
- a CDS encoding phage holin family protein codes for MMNFLVKTIANAGALAVAVWLLDKITLTGDSTGKKIGTLIIVALIFGLVNFLVKPVVKLLSLPLLILTLGLFTLVVNALMLLLTSWLADQLDLSFHVEGFWTAVLGGLIISVVSWALNVVLPDKD; via the coding sequence ATGATGAATTTCCTAGTCAAGACGATCGCCAACGCGGGTGCCCTGGCGGTCGCCGTATGGCTGCTCGACAAGATCACCCTGACCGGTGACAGCACGGGCAAGAAGATCGGCACCCTGATCATCGTCGCGCTGATCTTCGGCCTGGTGAACTTCCTGGTCAAGCCGGTCGTCAAGCTTCTCAGCCTCCCGCTGCTGATTCTGACGCTCGGCCTGTTCACCCTGGTCGTCAACGCGCTGATGCTGCTGCTCACCTCGTGGCTGGCCGACCAGCTCGACCTCAGCTTCCACGTGGAGGGCTTCTGGACGGCCGTCCTGGGCGGCCTGATCATCTCTGTCGTCTCCTGGGCGCTGAACGTCGTCCTGCCCGACAAGGACTGA
- a CDS encoding low molecular weight protein-tyrosine-phosphatase: MTYRVCFVCTGNICRSPMAEIVFRARVAEAGLDGLVEVDSAGTGGWHEGDGADPRTVAVLAENGYATGHTARQFQPSWFSRLDLVVALDSGHLRALRRLAPTEQDAQKVRLLRSYDPAAGDDLDVPDPYYGGAEGFEECLEMVEAASAGLLAAVRGDVEGQAA; encoded by the coding sequence ATGACGTACCGCGTCTGCTTCGTCTGCACGGGCAACATCTGCCGTTCACCGATGGCCGAGATCGTCTTCCGCGCGCGCGTGGCGGAGGCCGGTCTCGACGGCCTGGTAGAGGTCGACAGCGCCGGCACGGGCGGCTGGCACGAGGGCGACGGCGCCGACCCGCGCACGGTGGCCGTCCTGGCGGAGAACGGCTACGCCACCGGCCACACGGCCCGGCAGTTCCAGCCGTCGTGGTTCTCCCGCCTCGACCTGGTCGTCGCCCTCGACTCCGGCCACCTCAGGGCGCTGCGCCGCCTCGCTCCCACGGAACAGGACGCGCAGAAGGTGCGTCTGCTGCGTTCGTACGACCCCGCCGCAGGCGACGACCTCGACGTGCCGGACCCCTACTACGGAGGCGCCGAGGGCTTCGAGGAGTGCCTTGAGATGGTGGAGGCGGCGAGCGCCGGTCTGCTCGCCGCGGTGCGTGGGGATGTGGAGGGACAGGCGGCATGA